In Nostoc sp. GT001, a genomic segment contains:
- a CDS encoding TatD family hydrolase, translating into MQLIDTHVHLNFDSFQPDLAIVRSRWQEAGVVRLVHSCVHPEEFSSIQSLAQEFPEISFAVGLHPLDADKWNSETAEKIKTLASSDSNVVAIGEMGLDFYKADNYEQQYMVFESQLAIASELNLPVIIHCRDAAVATKEVLQKWRQLKGERVRGVMHCWGGTPEETQWFLDLGFYISFSGTVTFKNAKAIQSSAAMVSSDRLLIETDCPFLAPVPKRGERRNEPAYVLYVAEQVAKLRQETVEAIAHQTTQNACELFGLSISDVF; encoded by the coding sequence ATGCAACTGATAGACACGCACGTACATCTCAACTTTGATAGTTTTCAGCCAGATTTAGCAATAGTGCGATCGCGGTGGCAAGAAGCAGGTGTAGTGCGTTTAGTGCATTCCTGTGTTCACCCGGAGGAGTTTTCCAGCATTCAATCCCTAGCCCAAGAGTTTCCCGAAATTAGTTTTGCTGTAGGATTACATCCTTTAGATGCTGATAAATGGAATAGCGAGACAGCCGAGAAAATCAAAACTTTAGCGAGTTCTGACTCGAATGTTGTAGCAATTGGGGAAATGGGGCTGGATTTTTACAAAGCTGATAACTATGAGCAACAGTACATGGTGTTCGAGTCCCAGTTGGCGATCGCATCTGAACTAAACTTACCAGTGATTATCCACTGCCGTGATGCTGCCGTGGCAACCAAAGAAGTGTTGCAGAAATGGCGGCAACTCAAAGGAGAAAGAGTGCGGGGTGTGATGCATTGCTGGGGAGGAACACCTGAAGAAACTCAATGGTTTCTCGATTTAGGCTTCTATATCAGCTTTAGCGGTACGGTAACGTTTAAAAATGCCAAAGCAATCCAATCCTCCGCTGCAATGGTCAGTAGCGATCGCCTCCTGATTGAAACAGACTGCCCATTTCTCGCTCCAGTTCCCAAACGGGGCGAGAGGCGCAACGAGCCTGCCTACGTACTTTATGTAGCCGAGCAAGTAGCTAAACTGCGTCAGGAAACGGTAGAGGCGATCGCCCATCAAACCACCCAAAATGCCTGTGAATTATTCGGTTTGTCAATATCAGATGTGTTCTAG
- the rpsT gene encoding 30S ribosomal protein S20 has protein sequence MANTKSALKRAQIAERNRLRNKSYKSAVKTLMKKYLNAVAAYTANPSPELKQEAQARLSEAYGKIDKAIKRGVLHPNNGARKKSRLAHRLKPVTPTAE, from the coding sequence GTGGCGAATACAAAGTCTGCTCTTAAGCGTGCCCAAATCGCAGAACGTAACCGACTGCGTAATAAATCTTACAAATCAGCAGTCAAGACGCTGATGAAGAAATACCTAAATGCTGTAGCTGCTTATACAGCTAATCCTAGCCCAGAATTAAAACAAGAAGCACAGGCTCGGTTATCCGAGGCTTACGGAAAAATTGATAAGGCGATCAAACGAGGTGTTCTTCACCCAAACAATGGGGCAAGGAAAAAATCAAGATTGGCTCACAGACTAAAACCCGTCACACCAACAGCTGAGTAG
- the hisD gene encoding histidinol dehydrogenase: MLRIITQQADVRAELQRICDRTHDEQVLHKEATVREILQAVKRQGDKAVLHYTAEFDKQTLKAEELRVTGSELDAAYQQVSKELLSAVRLACRQIEAFHRQRVPKSWVHFGDDEVVLGKRYTPVDRAGLYVPGGRAAYPSTVLMNAIPAHVAAVPHVVMVTPPVPGGAINPAVLVAAQEAGVQEIYRIGGAQAIAALAYGTETIPKVNVITGPGNIYVTLAKKLVYGTVGIDSLAGPSEVLVIADETANPVHVAADLLAQAEHDPMAAAILLTTDAALAKNVQLALERQLVDHPRRIDTEKAIAHYGLIIVVESLEAAVELSNEFAPEHLELEIKDPWALLPQIRHAGAIFLGYSTPEAVGDYLAGPNHTLPTSGAARYASALGVETFLKHSSIIQYSQTALQNVAGAIDVLATAEGLPSHADSVRRRIQQEE; the protein is encoded by the coding sequence ATGCTGCGAATTATTACTCAGCAGGCAGACGTTAGAGCAGAACTACAACGGATCTGCGATCGCACCCATGACGAACAGGTACTTCACAAAGAAGCAACGGTGCGGGAAATTTTGCAAGCAGTGAAGCGCCAAGGCGACAAAGCTGTATTGCATTACACGGCCGAATTTGACAAACAAACCCTAAAAGCAGAAGAACTCCGAGTTACAGGCTCGGAACTGGATGCAGCCTATCAGCAGGTATCAAAGGAGTTGTTGAGTGCAGTTCGGCTAGCTTGCCGCCAAATTGAAGCGTTTCATCGTCAGCGAGTACCAAAAAGCTGGGTACACTTTGGTGACGATGAAGTAGTACTGGGCAAACGCTACACTCCTGTAGACCGAGCCGGGTTGTATGTGCCTGGTGGCCGTGCCGCCTATCCCAGTACAGTGCTGATGAATGCAATTCCGGCTCATGTTGCTGCTGTACCGCACGTGGTGATGGTAACACCACCAGTTCCAGGNGGTGCAATTAATCCCGCAGTCTTGGTAGCTGCCCAAGAAGCAGGGGTGCAAGAAATTTATCGTATTGGGGGCGCACAAGCGATCGCCGCTTTAGCTTATGGTACAGAAACGATTCCGAAAGTGAATGTGATTACTGGCCCTGGTAACATTTATGTCACCCTAGCGAAAAAACTTGTCTACGGCACTGTCGGTATTGATTCTTTGGCAGGCCCCAGCGAAGTGCTGGTAATTGCCGATGAAACAGCAAATCCGGTGCATGTCGCTGCTGACTTGCTGGCCCAAGCCGAACACGATCCAATGGCGGCAGCGATTTTGCTGACGACAGATGCTGCTTTGGCGAAAAACGTGCAATTAGCCTTGGAAAGACAGCTAGTAGATCATCCACGGCGAATAGACACAGAAAAAGCGATCGCTCACTACGGCTTAATTATTGTTGTGGAATCGCTCGAAGCAGCAGTAGAACTCTCGAATGAATTTGCCCCCGAACATCTGGAATTAGAAATCAAAGACCCTTGGGCACTCTTACCACAGATTCGTCATGCTGGGGCAATCTTTTTGGGTTACTCAACACCAGAAGCTGTAGGAGACTATTTGGCAGGCCCTAATCATACCTTGCCAACTTCTGGTGCTGCCCGCTATGCCTCAGCATTGGGTGTTGAAACTTTCCTTAAACACTCTAGTATTATTCAATACTCCCAAACCGCACTGCAAAATGTGGCTGGTGCTATTGATGTGCTAGCAACAGCAGAGGGTTTACCTTCCCATGCTGATTCAGTCCGACGCCGAATTCAGCAAGAAGAGTGA
- a CDS encoding universal stress protein, with protein MLNSVLVALDGSDISERVIQALDNLVFSKDAKVILCHVFLTPESEMELPADRPQPESPTFSYFHIEKQLQLYQEKLSARSELELVTGDPAEEIIRLANIYKADLIVIGSRGLMGMKRIVQGSVSSQVVEEANCSVLVVKPR; from the coding sequence GTGCTAAATAGTGTTTTGGTAGCTCTGGACGGTTCGGATATCTCAGAACGAGTAATTCAAGCTTTAGATAATTTGGTGTTTTCAAAAGACGCCAAGGTTATTCTCTGTCATGTGTTTCTCACACCAGAGTCAGAAATGGAACTACCTGCTGATCGCCCTCAGCCAGAGTCCCCAACGTTTTCTTATTTTCATATTGAAAAGCAACTCCAACTATATCAGGAAAAGTTATCAGCCAGAAGTGAGTTAGAGTTAGTAACTGGCGATCCCGCTGAAGAGATTATTCGTCTTGCCAATATTTATAAAGCTGACTTGATCGTAATTGGTAGTCGAGGCTTGATGGGGATGAAACGAATTGTTCAGGGTTCTGTTAGCAGTCAAGTTGTAGAAGAGGCTAATTGTTCAGTATTGGTTGTAAAACCAAGGTAA
- the hslO gene encoding Hsp33 family molecular chaperone HslO, which produces MADQLIRATAAEGGIRAVGVVTTRLTEEARQRHKLSYVATAALGRTMAAGLLMASSMKRTGSRVNVRVKGDGALGGILVDAGLDGTVRGYVGNPSIELPPNAKSKLDVGGAVGGGYLYVVRDIGYGYPYSSTVELVSGEIGDDVAHYLVNSEQTPSALVLGVFVGATGVTAAGGLLVQILPKAARDEALVETLESRVAGLAGFTPLLQAGKTLPEIFGDLLGDMGLEIFSERQMLRFHCGCSFDRVLGALKILGEAELQDMIIKDDGAEATCDFCGNVYQASSDQLAQLISDLQAESAV; this is translated from the coding sequence ATGGCGGATCAGTTAATTCGTGCAACAGCAGCCGAAGGTGGAATTCGTGCCGTAGGTGTGGTCACCACACGTTTAACAGAAGAAGCACGGCAGCGCCATAAGCTTTCTTATGTGGCAACAGCAGCACTGGGTCGGACTATGGCGGCGGGCTTGTTAATGGCTTCTAGTATGAAGCGAACTGGATCGAGGGTGAATGTCCGCGTAAAGGGCGATGGCGCTTTGGGTGGCATATTAGTAGATGCAGGCTTAGATGGTACGGTACGCGGATATGTTGGGAATCCATCTATAGAATTGCCTCCTAATGCCAAAAGTAAGTTAGATGTTGGTGGTGCTGTTGGTGGCGGCTACCTCTACGTTGTGCGAGATATCGGTTATGGTTATCCTTACTCTAGTACGGTAGAACTAGTTTCTGGCGAAATTGGTGATGATGTCGCTCATTATCTGGTGAATTCTGAACAAACACCTTCGGCTTTAGTTTTAGGTGTGTTCGTGGGAGCAACCGGAGTAACTGCTGCGGGAGGATTACTGGTACAAATATTGCCCAAAGCCGCTAGAGACGAAGCCTTAGTAGAAACATTGGAATCACGGGTAGCTGGTCTAGCAGGATTTACGCCATTATTGCAAGCTGGCAAGACGTTACCTGAAATCTTTGGTGACTTATTGGGAGATATGGGGTTGGAAATCTTTTCCGAACGCCAAATGTTGCGCTTTCACTGTGGTTGCTCTTTCGATCGCGTTTTGGGGGCACTGAAGATTTTGGGAGAAGCTGAACTGCAAGATATGATTATTAAGGATGATGGTGCTGAAGCAACTTGCGACTTTTGCGGCAACGTCTACCAGGCAAGTAGCGATCAGTTAGCTCAACTAATTTCCGATTTGCAAGCCGAATCTGCTGTTTAA
- a CDS encoding chromosome segregation ATPase, translating into MTERDIPDSWSSASGREPDQNKRLSRTEKFGETQPFDVPATGSTSKSVKRRKKNHTKGLPINSNSEETAQLNSTSGKWPRWMKSWTLWLVLLMLIPGSVGFLAMAMLLKLPTAPNCPSIFWPLASASVRLHCAQLAASKQTVNDLLQAIALVKQLPQNHPLHGEIDRFIEEWSRDILKLADQSFQTGNLEEAIATARKIPEDVAAYKLVNEQVDKWQSIWSKAEATYNGAIAEVKERRWQSAFMLSAKMLRVDNQYWAGIKYDQLNRLIATAREDGDKLGKAESLANSKVVDNILKAIELAESIGQESYLYQKAQEAVPAFGRKMLELAQAKLDKQDADEALNIARQIPESTKLQGETDDFIAIADAKRSAWIGNVSGLEAAIAQAQQIDPSRPVYNEAQQLIARWQLEIEDVAHLEKARILASQGTVPNLTAAIAQVQLIPASNPRGAEARQEIGRWNAQVETIEDQPYLDRADQIAIFEDINSLQAAIAQASEIRRGRALYPEARKKIRTWVGKIERIQDQPYLDQAQELAQSGNLTAAISTAQQIASSGRALSQEAQAAINDWEGQIRTRENWKKAQEVGAAGTPEALVEAIRLADRVSNNSILRMDANQAIDQWSQQLLEIARTQGQSDIARGIDIAKSVPRGSAAYSAAQEQIKTWEDFLNPQPEPQPQPSSVPESLPFPRSTTINGQ; encoded by the coding sequence ATGACAGAGCGGGATATTCCAGACAGTTGGTCTTCAGCCAGTGGAAGAGAGCCAGATCAAAACAAAAGATTATCCCGAACAGAAAAATTCGGTGAAACTCAGCCATTTGATGTCCCAGCTACTGGTTCTACCTCCAAGTCAGTGAAGCGGCGAAAAAAAAACCATACGAAAGGATTACCTATAAATAGTAATTCAGAAGAAACTGCCCAACTCAATAGTACTTCTGGAAAATGGCCACGCTGGATGAAAAGCTGGACATTGTGGCTAGTACTACTAATGTTGATTCCCGGCAGTGTCGGATTCTTGGCAATGGCAATGCTGCTAAAGTTGCCAACTGCCCCTAATTGCCCATCGATTTTTTGGCCGCTAGCTAGTGCTTCTGTGCGGTTGCATTGCGCTCAGTTAGCGGCTTCTAAGCAAACAGTGAACGACCTATTGCAAGCGATCGCTCTGGTGAAGCAACTACCACAAAATCACCCGTTGCATGGAGAAATCGATCGTTTCATCGAAGAATGGTCGCGGGATATTTTGAAGCTAGCCGATCAAAGTTTCCAAACAGGGAATTTAGAGGAAGCGATCGCGACTGCTCGTAAGATACCCGAAGATGTAGCAGCTTATAAATTAGTCAATGAACAAGTTGACAAATGGCAGTCGATTTGGTCAAAGGCTGAAGCCACATACAACGGTGCGATCGCCGAAGTAAAGGAACGGCGCTGGCAATCGGCGTTCATGTTATCCGCTAAAATGCTGCGCGTAGACAATCAATATTGGGCGGGTATCAAATACGACCAATTGAATCGTCTAATTGCCACAGCACGGGAAGATGGCGATAAGTTAGGAAAAGCCGAAAGTTTAGCAAACAGCAAAGTAGTCGATAATATCCTAAAAGCGATCGAGTTAGCCGAGTCCATTGGGCAGGAAAGTTACCTTTACCAAAAAGCTCAGGAAGCGGTTCCAGCATTTGGACGCAAAATGCTGGAATTGGCACAGGCGAAACTAGACAAGCAGGATGCGGATGAAGCACTGAATATTGCTAGGCAAATACCGGAAAGTACGAAACTACAAGGCGAAACTGATGACTTTATTGCCATAGCTGACGCCAAAAGGAGTGCTTGGATCGGTAATGTTTCTGGTTTAGAGGCAGCGATCGCGCAAGCGCAACAAATAGATCCCTCCAGACCAGTGTATAACGAAGCACAGCAACTAATTGCCCGTTGGCAGTTGGAAATTGAAGATGTTGCCCATCTAGAAAAAGCGAGAATATTGGCTAGCCAGGGAACAGTCCCGAATTTAACAGCAGCGATCGCCCAAGTACAGCTGATTCCTGCTAGTAATCCCAGAGGCGCAGAAGCAAGGCAAGAGATCGGTCGCTGGAATGCCCAAGTGGAGACAATTGAAGATCAACCTTACTTAGATCGCGCCGATCAGATAGCAATATTCGAGGATATTAACTCCTTGCAAGCTGCGATCGCCCAGGCGAGCGAAATTCGTAGAGGTCGTGCATTATATCCAGAAGCACGGAAAAAAATTCGTACTTGGGTAGGAAAGATTGAGCGAATTCAAGACCAACCTTACCTAGATCAAGCACAAGAACTGGCTCAGAGTGGAAATCTCACCGCCGCCATTAGCACAGCTCAACAAATAGCCTCATCGGGAAGGGCGCTTTCACAAGAAGCACAAGCTGCGATCAATGACTGGGAAGGGCAAATTCGCACTAGAGAAAACTGGAAAAAAGCCCAGGAAGTGGGTGCGGCTGGCACTCCAGAAGCCTTGGTTGAGGCAATACGACTGGCGGATCGAGTTTCAAACAATAGCATCTTACGTATGGATGCAAATCAGGCTATTGACCAATGGAGTCAGCAATTGCTAGAAATAGCACGCACTCAAGGTCAGTCTGATATTGCTAGAGGCATTGACATTGCCAAATCGGTTCCACGCGGTAGTGCTGCTTACAGTGCAGCGCAAGAGCAAATTAAGACTTGGGAGGATTTTCTCAATCCTCAACCCGAACCTCAGCCTCAGCCTTCGTCTGTGCCTGAATCTCTACCATTTCCCCGCTCAACTACTATTAATGGTCAGTGA
- a CDS encoding NAD(P)-dependent oxidoreductase: MKVAFLGTGLMGLPMAQRLLAADIQLIVYNRTPEKLAPLQAAGAEIATHPRHAIRAAECIILMLTNAPAIYNVLLSDTAWQTLKGRTIIQMGTITPTESQEIRDAVVGGGGEYLEAPVLGGIPEAKAGKLSVMVGAEPEQYEHHLKLLQNFGAEPLLIRPVGSAAALKLALNQLIASLTTSFALSLAFVQRQGVDVDVFMQILRDSSFYAPIFDKKLQLMLCGNYADANFPTKYLLKDTELFISEAKSQSLDLSSIKGVRQILQTAVKMSFADDDYSSIFSVIKEWGEAIGE; the protein is encoded by the coding sequence ATGAAGGTGGCATTTCTGGGAACTGGACTGATGGGACTACCAATGGCTCAAAGGTTATTAGCCGCAGATATACAGCTAATTGTCTACAATCGTACCCCAGAAAAATTAGCACCACTACAAGCAGCTGGGGCTGAAATTGCTACACATCCCCGCCACGCCATTCGTGCTGCTGAGTGTATAATTCTCATGCTGACTAATGCCCCAGCCATTTATAACGTGTTGCTTTCAGATACTGCTTGGCAAACTTTGAAAGGGCGCACAATCATCCAAATGGGAACAATTACGCCCACAGAAAGCCAGGAAATTAGAGATGCAGTTGTTGGGGGTGGTGGTGAGTATTTAGAAGCGCCCGTATTAGGGGGTATCCCAGAAGCAAAAGCTGGTAAATTGAGTGTTATGGTAGGGGCCGAGCCAGAACAATACGAACATCACTTGAAGTTACTCCAAAATTTTGGGGCAGAACCTTTACTTATCAGGCCAGTGGGATCTGCGGCGGCGCTTAAATTGGCACTAAATCAACTAATAGCTTCTCTAACAACTAGCTTTGCTCTGAGTCTAGCTTTTGTCCAGCGTCAAGGTGTAGATGTGGATGTGTTTATGCAAATCTTACGCGACAGTTCCTTCTACGCACCTATCTTTGACAAAAAGCTACAACTGATGTTATGTGGCAATTATGCCGATGCTAATTTTCCTACAAAATACTTACTTAAAGATACGGAATTATTTATCTCAGAAGCAAAATCTCAAAGTTTGGATCTTAGCAGTATTAAAGGAGTGCGGCAAATCTTGCAAACAGCCGTAAAAATGTCATTTGCTGATGATGATTACTCATCAATATTTTCAGTCATTAAGGAATGGGGAGAAGCGATCGGCGAATAA
- a CDS encoding class I SAM-dependent methyltransferase, whose protein sequence is MDSNALLCAVIANHITTNPQQRITFAQFMDLALYHPEYGYYSSDALKIGFKGGDFFTSPNLCADFGELLAEQFFQMWEILGKPVTFSLVEMGAGQGLLALHILKYHQQHSPDFFTALEYIIVEKSPTLRQEQQQRLQDLPVRWCNLEEIPPNAIAGCFFSNELVDAFPVHQFILETGELREIYVTTDSNEKEICSSFVEVTGEPSTPQLAEYLDLVEMNFTQSAYPDGYRSEINLAALNWLSIVADRLQRGYVLTIDYGYPASRYYNPRRSQGTLQCYYQHRFHDNPYINIGRQDITAHVDFTVLERWGEKCNLKNVGFIQQGLFLMALGLGDRIAALSEQKEPLSQLLQHRNALHQLLDPTGLGGFGVLIQGKNLDNTEISQPLKGLILPE, encoded by the coding sequence ATGGATTCCAATGCTTTGCTGTGTGCGGTGATCGCAAATCATATTACCACCAATCCTCAGCAACGAATTACTTTCGCCCAATTCATGGATTTGGCACTATACCACCCTGAATACGGCTACTATTCCAGCGATGCACTCAAAATTGGCTTTAAAGGTGGTGATTTTTTCACCTCTCCTAACCTCTGTGCTGACTTTGGTGAGTTACTAGCAGAACAATTTTTTCAGATGTGGGAGATTTTAGGAAAGCCTGTAACCTTTTCTCTGGTAGAAATGGGAGCAGGTCAAGGATTGCTAGCTTTGCATATCCTTAAATATCATCAACAGCACTCCCCAGATTTTTTTACCGCCCTAGAGTACATTATTGTTGAAAAGTCCCCAACTTTAAGACAAGAACAGCAGCAACGCTTGCAAGATTTACCTGTGCGTTGGTGTAATTTAGAGGAAATACCACCAAATGCGATCGCAGGTTGCTTTTTCTCTAACGAGTTAGTAGATGCTTTCCCCGTGCATCAATTCATCCTAGAAACGGGAGAACTCCGAGAAATTTATGTAACTACAGATAGTAATGAGAAAGAAATCTGCTCATCATTTGTGGAAGTCACAGGGGAACCTTCAACGCCCCAACTAGCTGAATATTTAGACTTAGTGGAAATGAACTTTACCCAAAGTGCATATCCAGATGGCTACCGTAGTGAAATTAATTTAGCTGCTCTAAACTGGTTGAGTATAGTAGCAGACCGCTTGCAGCGCGGCTATGTGTTAACAATTGATTATGGCTACCCCGCCAGCCGTTACTACAATCCCAGGCGATCGCAGGGAACGCTACAGTGCTATTATCAGCACCGTTTCCATGACAACCCTTATATCAATATTGGGCGACAAGATATCACTGCCCATGTTGACTTTACGGTTTTGGAACGCTGGGGCGAGAAGTGCAATTTAAAAAATGTTGGTTTTATCCAGCAGGGATTATTTTTGATGGCGTTGGGATTAGGCGATCGTATTGCAGCCCTTTCCGAGCAAAAGGAACCTCTCTCGCAGTTACTACAGCATCGGAACGCACTACACCAACTTCTAGATCCCACAGGACTCGGCGGCTTTGGAGTCTTAATTCAGGGCAAAAATCTGGACAATACAGAAATATCTCAACCATTAAAAGGATTGATCCTGCCAGAGTAA
- a CDS encoding VOC family protein translates to MKFAYTVIWVDDVVKTVEFYEKAFGLVRRTLVDKGQSIWAEIETGNTTLAFSSSSEAQKLFPGGCHPNDATQPPALIQISFITPDVGSAYMRAIGAGAKALDAPKSQPGGQMIARVRDPNGVLVSLVSG, encoded by the coding sequence GTGAAATTTGCTTACACGGTTATTTGGGTAGACGATGTAGTTAAAACCGTTGAGTTTTACGAAAAAGCCTTTGGTCTGGTTCGTCGCACTCTCGTGGATAAGGGACAATCTATCTGGGCGGAAATCGAAACCGGAAACACCACACTAGCTTTCTCCTCTAGTAGCGAGGCACAGAAGTTATTTCCTGGTGGCTGCCATCCCAATGATGCTACACAACCACCAGCATTAATCCAAATATCATTTATTACTCCTGATGTTGGCAGTGCTTACATGAGAGCGATCGGGGCTGGTGCAAAAGCATTAGATGCTCCTAAAAGTCAACCTGGGGGACAAATGATTGCTCGTGTCCGCGATCCCAATGGCGTGCTGGTGTCGTTGGTGAGTGGCTAG
- a CDS encoding GAF domain-containing protein: MKIHPLSEFNHSRDRREQGLQNLLDRLVRSMQRDELVRQTTNQLRESLQVDRVVLYYFYGQWQGQVTFESLSSKEFSILGSTGPDDCFNSEYAALYLAGRVKAIADIELEPIQPCHRDFLRNMQVRANLVAPIVIPRKLWGLLVAHHCQGPHYWSASDIEMMQAGAQTLATDRNILES; the protein is encoded by the coding sequence GTGAAAATTCATCCTCTCTCCGAATTTAACCATAGCCGCGATCGCCGTGAACAGGGTTTGCAAAATTTGCTCGATCGCCTTGTTAGATCAATGCAGCGCGATGAGTTAGTGCGGCAAACGACCAATCAACTCAGAGAGTCGCTTCAGGTTGATCGGGTGGTGTTGTATTATTTTTACGGGCAGTGGCAAGGACAAGTGACTTTTGAATCTTTAAGTTCTAAAGAATTTTCAATACTTGGTTCCACTGGCCCAGATGATTGTTTTAACAGCGAGTATGCTGCTTTATACTTAGCAGGACGGGTAAAGGCGATCGCTGATATTGAATTAGAGCCAATCCAGCCTTGTCACCGAGATTTTCTCCGCAATATGCAGGTTCGCGCCAACTTGGTTGCACCAATTGTCATCCCTAGAAAATTATGGGGATTACTAGTAGCACATCACTGTCAAGGGCCTCATTATTGGTCGGCATCAGATATAGAAATGATGCAAGCAGGGGCACAAACTCTAGCAACGGATCGTAATATTTTGGAGAGTTAA